A part of Paenibacillus sp. IHBB 10380 genomic DNA contains:
- a CDS encoding DUF2306 domain-containing protein: MVKRKTLYALLACVTILFILYTLVGNYLIHPGAEGFLSHKTGLKRELNLPVWLNIMYIHVAFACIAMAAGLLNFSNRIFEKSRKFHRINGYVYLVSVFLVVLTSGYMAPYATGGKITSIGLNTLNIVWLFITITALVQIKKRRITRHRNWMIRSYAFCYTNMLIHLISSLLHQGFGYAYVTSYTLGVYGSILLLLVIPSIIIRTIGSIRVE, encoded by the coding sequence ATGGTAAAACGGAAAACATTATATGCGCTTTTGGCTTGTGTCACTATTCTATTTATCCTGTACACTTTGGTAGGAAATTATTTGATTCATCCTGGAGCCGAGGGGTTTTTAAGCCATAAAACGGGACTTAAGCGAGAGCTTAATCTTCCGGTTTGGCTGAACATTATGTATATTCATGTCGCATTTGCCTGCATCGCCATGGCGGCAGGGCTGCTCAATTTTTCCAATCGTATTTTTGAAAAAAGCCGCAAATTTCATCGCATAAACGGATATGTTTATTTAGTGTCCGTATTTCTCGTCGTGTTGACTTCCGGATACATGGCGCCTTATGCCACCGGAGGGAAAATAACCAGCATAGGATTAAATACGCTAAATATCGTATGGCTGTTTATCACCATAACGGCGCTTGTCCAGATCAAAAAGAGACGGATAACCCGTCACCGGAACTGGATGATCCGAAGTTACGCCTTTTGTTATACAAACATGCTGATTCATCTCATTTCCTCCCTGTTACATCAGGGATTCGGGTACGCTTACGTTACCAGCTACACTCTTGGTGTTTACGGCTCCATCCTGCTGCTGCTGGTTATTCCTTCTATCATTATCCGTACGATTGGGTCGATCCGTGTAGAATGA
- a CDS encoding bis-aminopropyl spermidine synthase family protein, which produces MIVSLRIPLYASGMGLSLFVSRGSQALKREKGLPIFLSFAHKSPAFMLSMQREFLRMGLTVSANFPQFNAYEGAEISANRCQMFILRTTDQTKPEYSEKFTDTLYTGEVKQTLRTYRCKQCLREVYVGINGEFATIEELKNEGCMGCGNDTFEMIAKKRVSKEGNDKSDHAAS; this is translated from the coding sequence ATGATTGTTTCTTTACGGATCCCCCTATACGCTTCCGGGATGGGCCTGAGCCTGTTCGTATCGCGCGGCAGCCAGGCATTGAAGAGGGAGAAGGGACTGCCTATTTTTCTGTCCTTTGCCCATAAATCGCCTGCTTTTATGCTTTCCATGCAGCGCGAATTTCTCCGCATGGGGCTGACGGTCAGCGCTAATTTCCCGCAATTCAACGCCTACGAAGGCGCGGAAATTAGCGCTAACCGGTGCCAGATGTTCATTCTGCGGACAACGGATCAGACGAAGCCGGAATATTCAGAGAAATTCACGGACACTTTGTATACAGGCGAAGTGAAACAAACACTGCGCACCTACCGCTGCAAGCAGTGTTTAAGAGAAGTGTATGTCGGCATCAATGGTGAGTTTGCGACCATCGAGGAGCTTAAGAATGAAGGATGCATGGGCTGTGGCAATGATACGTTTGAGATGATTGCCAAAAAACGAGTATCAAAAGAAGGGAATGACAAAAGTGATCATGCGGCAAGTTGA